The sequence below is a genomic window from Salicibibacter cibarius.
TTACAAATGGAGGAAGAAAACGAGTCGTCGATTCATCGTAACAATCAAGATATTGCACAAAAAGCAATACAGGAAGAATTCAGCGCCGGCACAAAACCGTTGATTGGTCTTGGACTGGATACGCCTGCAATATCGCAGTCTTTGCCCACAGGGAGAGTGGCTGTTGAAACAAAAACAAACAACATCGATTATTTGTACGAATTAGAGGATGGTTCTTGGCTGCATATCGAGTACCAAAGCACAAATGAGAAATGGGATATATACCGCTTCTTGACCTACTATGTGCAACTCATGCAAAGATATCATAAGGTGAAAGGTGTGCCTGTTGAGGATAACCTGCTTAGTGTAGTAATATATACACAAAGAGCAGATGTTAAGGAAGAGAAACAGACGTTAAGGTCGAAGCAAAATAAATTGTATTTTGAAACAAAGGTTGTTCATGTTCCGCAAAAAGATGGGGAAAGTAAGTACGTGGAGATAAAAGAGAAAATAAACACGAGGCCATCTGAACGACTGACTCAAGATGAACGTCAGTATTTGATGTATAATCCTTTCATGGAAAAAAGCGATCCTAGTGAAAGTGTTCAAGACAGGGCACTAGAAATTATTGACTTGTTGAAACATCTAACGGATGAAAATGACAAATTTCAGTTGATTGGCACGATGTCAGTGCTCACTTATAATTTGTTATCAGACGATGCAAAAAAAGAGATTTGGAGGGTGTTCGAAATGACTAAAGTATTCGAAAAGGAAATGAGAGAACGAGACAGGGAAAGAGATAAAGAATCGAAAGATCAATTGTTATTAGACCAGTTATCAGGTCATCTAGGGCGAAACAAATCGGATGATTATATTAAAGAAGCGTTATTAATCACGGATGAAAAACTACGTGAATTAAAGAGAAAATTAAATAGCTAACACTAAAAATATATAGGCGCGATTATGCGCCTTTTTCCTTGCACTTTAAGAATGTTTAACTTTGGTAAAGGATTAAAGTATAAGTAAAACTAAGGCTCCCGCTGTAAAAACTTGGCGGAAGCCAAGTTTTTCTAACCAAAATCAGCCCTGAAAACAGTTAATCAAGGTGAAGGTCATTGGGTACCGGAATTATAGGTTCAAGGTTACCTTAACCGGGCAGATAGAGGTGCTAAGGGGTATTTGCAGGGTGATCAATTATTTGTGCCGCTCTCCAAATAATTGTTGGCAACACCCGCCGCAAACATTAGTTAACATGAAGATCTATTTTGTCAGTTTTATGAACATCCTCCGTCCCTGTATCCAAAGCAGTTTTGTAATACCAACATTTATGATTGATGAGTTCCATCGTCTTATTTAGTTCTTTCATCTGTGTTTCTACAACCGCTTTTCGTTCCATAAACATGTCATATCTTTGTTGCAACGTGGAATCTCCTTCAGAAACCCAATCAATGAAATTTTTTATTTCCTTAATGGGCATTCCGGTCGCTTTTAAACATTCAATGACATTTAAAGCCTCGATATCTGATTCATTAAACACCCTTGTTCCGCTAGATGTACGCTTAACAAAAGGCATAAGTCCCTCTTTGTCGTAGTAACGCAAGGTGTGTACGGTAAGATTCAATTCTTTAGCAACCTCGCTGATTGAATAGGTCTCCATCATTTATCTCCTCTTTCTTTATTAGACTTAGAGTTAACTCTACGCATTGCAATAAGTGTATCACGCTATTTTCTAATGGTCAAAATAAATCTTTTTATTGACCTCGAGTTAACTATAGGGGTTAAGGTTTGTTTATATAAGATGAAGGAAAAATTTATTGTGAAGACTTTGATCTATGTAAATATAAAGAATAGTGGAGAGGTAAAACCTATTTATGGCTACCGTCAAGTAGTATGTGTAAGGTAGTAAGGTATAGCACGGATTGGTGTGGTGCTCAGACATTCTCCCTCGGATACCCAAAGGAGAATGCCTGAAAAGTCATTTTTCTACTCTGTAGTTAATAAAAATGTGAGCTATGTAACAAAATTGGATGAGAAGAGGGAGTTTTTACTATGAAAAAATATATGGCATTTGGCTTGAGTTTGGCATTGGTAGGCTGTGCTCCGGAAGAAGAGGAATCGGAACCTGATACAGGCGATGAGGTTGATGAACAGGCAACGGATGAAGAAGAGGAAGCCCTTGACGTCGAAGGCGGGGAATATGAAGAACTCGCCGCCGGACTCGAAGCGCCCTGGTCGATCGTGCAAATCGATGATGATGAAATTTTTATCACGGAACGAGCAGGCGCGATCGCCCATATTGATGGGGAAGATGTGACACATGAAGATATCAGTCTAGGCGAAGAGGTCTTGGATGAAGGAGAAGGTGGCCTTCTTGGGATGGTGATGATTCCGGAGGAGGATGAGTCAGCGATCGTGTACCACACGTACGAGGATGATGACGGTGAAACAATGAATAGAATCGTGGCGATCGAACGTGGGGACGGCGTCTGGGAAGAAACTGACATACTCCTCGACGAAATCCCCGGAGATATGTTCCATAACGGCGGGCGTCTCGCGATTGGTCCCGATGATCATTTGTACGCCACGACCGGGGACGCCAGCGTTGAGCAATTATCTCAAGATGTCGACAGCCTGGCCGGCAACATTTTGCGTATGGACATCGATGGATCGGTTCCTGATGACAACCCCTTCGATGATTCTTATGTGTATTCGTACGGGCACCGGAATCCGCAAGGCATCGATTGGTCGGAAGATGGGCGCATGTTTAGCTCAGAACACGGGCCGACCGCCCAAGATGAAGTGAATGAGATCGAAGCCGGTAACAATTACGGCTGGCCCGAGATCACCGGGGATGAAGGGGCTGAAGGAATGGAATCCCCCGTCTTCGAATCCGGCGATGACACATGGGCACCGTCAGGTGTAGCATTCGCCGGAGAAAGCGACTTTTACGTTACCGGACTCGCCGGAGAAAGTTTGATGCTTTTTGATGTGGACGAGAGCGAAATGGAAACGGTACTCGAAGATGAAGGTCGATTGCGTGACGTTCTCATTGACGATGACGATGTCTATGTGATCACGAACAATACAGATGGCCGCGGGGATCCCGGTGAAAATGATGACCGGTTGTTGCGTTTGGGAAATTAAGTCTCGGGTGGCACATTGCCTGTTGGTTTTATGTCTGGCGCACTGTTTGAAAAATGGTGGGGGAATTCTTCCTACATGACACATATGATTGGAAATTATCCTTTTTAATGGTGCCATGTAACGCCATTCATGGAGCTAAACAGTCTAAAAATGGTGTCGGACGGCTAGGAAAGCAACTGAATGACTATCGGTTTTATCTGGTAGTCGTTCAGTCCTTGACTTCATTAACCTCTAAATTGTAGAATTGAAAAAACTACAATGAGTAGTTGAAATCATTGGCACACGAAAACGCAAACGAATGAAAAAAGGAACGAGGAAGAAACTTTGAGAGTAGGTGCCTTCTGTGACAGAAATTTATATACATATTTTCATTATGACGGTCGTAGCAAGTGTTGGTTTCTTTTTTATGAAGTTGACGAGTAAAGCAACGGAAAAATATCTCCCTGCATCATGGCATTATTACTCCTCCATAATATTGTTTTCCCTGTTTGCCGTTCCTATTTACGCTTGGGTGCAGCCGAAGGATTTATCATCTGCGGTCACTGTCTTTATTCCTGTGAATAACGCGGCAGATACATCATTAATAGATGTGATTCCCTATGTGTTGCTCGTGGGCACCATTTTTATTTTGGGGTTTCATGGGTACCGATATGTAAAAATGCACCGATGGCTACAATTCGCGTGTGAAGAATCCTTTGATGATCATCATCTTATGGCGCTCAGACGGGCTAAGCAAACACTGACCATTAAACGAAATATCCCTGTTTATATTTCGCCGTATATGACCACGCCCTTTATATACGGCATTTTAAAACCGAAAGTGGTCTTGCCGAAGCTAGATTTCAGCGAGGAAGAACTGCGGCATATTTTCCTTCATGAATTAACTCACTATAAACGTGGCGATTTAGTAACGAAAGCACTTGCTACAGTCATTCAAGCGCTACACTGGTTCAATCCGATGGTTTACATGGCCCGGCGAGATATGGACCGTTTTGGCGAATTTGCTTGCGATGAACGGATTACCAAGCATATGGACCCCAAGGAAAAAACGAGATACTGTGAGCTCTTGCTCGCCGTACTTTGGAATGTTCTCAATCAAAAAGAAAGTCATTTTGCAGCGATGAGCCAAGGAAGGAAGCATTTGGAACGAAGGCTGAAGGCCATTTCTGCCAGTAGAGCTCGCCGGCAGCGAACCGTTCTGGCATGTGGAGTAGTTATCACGGTATTGATGGTTACGTTGGGGACAACAGCAGGCTTCACGGCTAACGCCCATGTTGAGACTTTTGATCAACATATAAGTGACGATTCACAAGTGAAAGCAAGCCATTCGGATGCTGAATCGATGCACGACATTCACGGCGAAGATAGTAAAACAAAAACAAAAGGTTTTTTTATGAAAAAAGAGGACGTCAAAGATGTTGAGGTCAAGAAAGAACAGTAAGCATAACTGATGGCAAGCAAGTGACAATGGTATTTTTATTATAAAAGTAGATCGGAGGGACTCGCGGTGCAGAGAATGTCTCGTTCTGAAAAACAGATTATGAAGATTATTTGGCAGAATGATCGAGCCCTTACAACAGCTGAAATTTTACAGCAACTGCCCGATGAGAAAGCTTGGAAGCAAAATACTGTTATTACATTTTTGGCACGTTTGATTGAAAAGGAATGTGTAAAAGCCACTCGAGTCGGCCGGGCCAATCACTATGAAGCTTGTATTACGGAGGAAGACTACCGGACCCAGGAGACCAAAGAGTTTCTCAATGACGTACACAAAGGCTCACTATCCGGATTTCTGCAGACACTCACGGAGAGTGGTGATTTAACGAAAGCAGATATCGAAAGCATCATGAAAAAAATGCGGGAGTAACACTATCTCAGCATTGGAAAATCCGAGAACCATGTGGATGTGGAGAGGTTCATTTAAACGACCCACCTGCTTTTAGCAGGTGGGTCGTTTAAAAAAGTAGGAAGTTATGATGGTCAAATTAT
It includes:
- a CDS encoding MerR family transcriptional regulator, encoding METYSISEVAKELNLTVHTLRYYDKEGLMPFVKRTSSGTRVFNESDIEALNVIECLKATGMPIKEIKNFIDWVSEGDSTLQQRYDMFMERKAVVETQMKELNKTMELINHKCWYYKTALDTGTEDVHKTDKIDLHVN
- a CDS encoding PQQ-dependent sugar dehydrogenase, translating into MKKYMAFGLSLALVGCAPEEEESEPDTGDEVDEQATDEEEEALDVEGGEYEELAAGLEAPWSIVQIDDDEIFITERAGAIAHIDGEDVTHEDISLGEEVLDEGEGGLLGMVMIPEEDESAIVYHTYEDDDGETMNRIVAIERGDGVWEETDILLDEIPGDMFHNGGRLAIGPDDHLYATTGDASVEQLSQDVDSLAGNILRMDIDGSVPDDNPFDDSYVYSYGHRNPQGIDWSEDGRMFSSEHGPTAQDEVNEIEAGNNYGWPEITGDEGAEGMESPVFESGDDTWAPSGVAFAGESDFYVTGLAGESLMLFDVDESEMETVLEDEGRLRDVLIDDDDVYVITNNTDGRGDPGENDDRLLRLGN
- a CDS encoding M56 family metallopeptidase; translation: MTEIYIHIFIMTVVASVGFFFMKLTSKATEKYLPASWHYYSSIILFSLFAVPIYAWVQPKDLSSAVTVFIPVNNAADTSLIDVIPYVLLVGTIFILGFHGYRYVKMHRWLQFACEESFDDHHLMALRRAKQTLTIKRNIPVYISPYMTTPFIYGILKPKVVLPKLDFSEEELRHIFLHELTHYKRGDLVTKALATVIQALHWFNPMVYMARRDMDRFGEFACDERITKHMDPKEKTRYCELLLAVLWNVLNQKESHFAAMSQGRKHLERRLKAISASRARRQRTVLACGVVITVLMVTLGTTAGFTANAHVETFDQHISDDSQVKASHSDAESMHDIHGEDSKTKTKGFFMKKEDVKDVEVKKEQ
- a CDS encoding BlaI/MecI/CopY family transcriptional regulator, with protein sequence MSRSEKQIMKIIWQNDRALTTAEILQQLPDEKAWKQNTVITFLARLIEKECVKATRVGRANHYEACITEEDYRTQETKEFLNDVHKGSLSGFLQTLTESGDLTKADIESIMKKMRE